A genomic window from Desulfovibrio sp. X2 includes:
- a CDS encoding PP2C family protein-serine/threonine phosphatase, whose translation MREKPVILVVDDERLNRFTLERMLRGEGFVSLLAASGREAREMAGAHCPDLILLDIMMPGESGLSTLGSLKNEPSTASIPVILLSALADVETKVKGFELGAVDYVTKPFELPEVLARIRNTLKLKAAYEEIIRTQAERLAQVRDAQKAILVTPEDLPGAGFAVSYEPVLEAGGDFYDVIDVGGGYGYFVADVSGHDITASFATAGLKALLAQNAGPLFTPAETLGNLNSVLGRVLRRGQFLTACYCLLNARRTSLRVFSCGHPPPILMPADGTKPRFLEAGGDILGPFESVSFAPLTLDVSPGDRLYMYTDGLVEAPERDLTSGLPELLEACAACRTHPLRESVEAVRSVMGRGGPFHDDAVLLAVEV comes from the coding sequence ATGCGCGAAAAGCCCGTCATCCTCGTCGTCGACGACGAACGGCTGAACCGTTTCACCCTGGAGCGAATGCTCCGGGGCGAGGGTTTCGTAAGCCTCCTGGCCGCAAGCGGCCGGGAGGCTCGTGAGATGGCGGGCGCGCATTGCCCCGATCTCATCCTGCTCGACATCATGATGCCCGGGGAGAGCGGGCTCTCGACGCTCGGTTCGCTCAAGAACGAGCCGTCCACGGCCTCCATCCCGGTCATCCTGCTCTCGGCCCTGGCCGACGTGGAGACCAAGGTCAAGGGCTTCGAGCTCGGGGCCGTGGACTACGTGACCAAGCCCTTCGAGCTGCCCGAGGTCCTGGCCCGCATCCGCAACACGCTGAAGCTCAAGGCCGCCTACGAGGAGATCATCCGCACCCAGGCCGAGCGTCTGGCCCAGGTGCGCGACGCCCAGAAGGCCATCCTCGTCACGCCCGAGGACCTGCCCGGGGCGGGCTTCGCGGTCTCCTACGAGCCTGTGCTCGAGGCGGGCGGCGACTTCTACGACGTCATCGACGTGGGCGGCGGCTACGGCTACTTCGTGGCAGACGTGAGCGGCCACGACATCACCGCCTCGTTCGCCACCGCGGGGCTCAAGGCGCTGCTCGCGCAGAACGCCGGTCCGCTGTTCACGCCCGCGGAGACGCTCGGCAACCTCAACAGCGTGCTCGGCCGCGTGCTCCGCCGCGGGCAGTTCCTGACCGCCTGCTACTGCCTGCTGAACGCGCGGCGCACGAGCCTGCGCGTCTTTTCCTGCGGCCACCCGCCGCCCATCCTCATGCCCGCGGACGGCACAAAGCCGCGCTTTTTGGAGGCCGGCGGAGACATCCTCGGTCCCTTCGAGTCCGTCTCCTTCGCCCCCCTGACCCTGGACGTCTCTCCCGGCGACCGGCTCTACATGTACACCGACGGTCTGGTGGAGGCGCCCGAGCGCGACCTGACCTCCGGCCTTCCCGAGCTCCTCGAGGCATGCGCCGCTTGCCGGACGCACCCTTTGCGTGAGAGTGTCGAGGCCGTTCGTTCGGTCATGGGGCGGGGAGGGCCGTTCCACGACGATGCCGTCCTGCTTGCGGTGGAGGTCTGA
- a CDS encoding tetratricopeptide repeat protein → MRRISLAGPFRFLCALSLLLLLPAQAMAFEVAHGTSGGNETLTLTFDGQAPRVRAERVGADRVAVTVQNGGTRPAAQTYSGSGIVQGITPTGDGFSVRLRSNAFGFINMPARGNSVTLQFFRDPIGALWSKTTEPAAPAPKPEPKPEPKPEPKPEPRPQQKPEPAKTPPAAPRKSAPQAPAPQKAAPQAAPQAIPKTSAQTPAGPPAGPQKNGQAAPAIPGPTPPTPPTPPVPPNRPGSLSAPGSSPYSLRAPVRQVGPDAAQAWNAGTAAEGAANGAAAPESPQAAAAQGPQEGYSLRQSVVHKTLPEILAANSAAPPAAPGSAQQSAAPGAAAGGEQAAGTQGNPAPAPAAPQVKGAAAPPPEAGGRPADQPAPHAGEQAGDQTGGHVAAAPAAGEQAPDGAGHEAAPHEGGKGGHGAEPPMSPAELRQKQEDQLQEALAALQGGNYADASKQLEALTKDPAYPADLKGEAYYNLAQSLFTQHADDLTPHFEEIVGAFERAMNYQPEGPKVPGILFSLGLVNMRVGNIPEATAYFNLLKKRYPHDENIALIDYYWGKYYAEQGDYQQAADHYQALVQGYPDSPVVREAAVGLAEALNKLGFDKEAGKIVDYVDKRFPRYYVESPEFLRLTGNVANALGDYAKAKDAYWAFYNLDPKAPDVDVVLARIGDIYLRQGDKDAAREMYTRVANEYGDKQGGLVAKMRLAEEGIYDDPTMPQMSAVFDRPFTLRPVEIYNQIMEKYPDSPLAPLAQAKLGMWYLFNNKPDEALNAAGKFFEKYPKHSLAGHVRDMALAAFEKSVKESQDQGNWPRIAGMWQRFPFLEQMRDKMTPDTRMAVATALWKQGRNDQALALALPFLEKKGPLSELALGLVLDVYVGNNDWPAVSDLAKRLSGWDLSPKLRRQLDYATAVALTGLGRTKESEGLWSKLAGDQDLPGGERGLALYHMAKAAEADKQLEKEFLYAQEAVSLLLSAHSQPDRVKDLMMMLMDVTERAGRFEDALRWGLQYDKMITDESPDWPAFRLRLARVYREYGDKDTARKILEDIIARKPGTLAARTAQAALSTTSIEKQVQEYTPSIP, encoded by the coding sequence GTGCGACGTATCTCCCTTGCCGGCCCGTTCCGGTTCCTTTGCGCGCTGTCGCTGCTCCTGCTCCTGCCCGCCCAGGCCATGGCCTTCGAGGTGGCGCACGGCACGTCCGGCGGCAACGAGACCCTGACGCTGACCTTCGACGGCCAGGCACCCAGGGTGCGCGCCGAGCGCGTGGGCGCGGACCGCGTGGCCGTGACCGTGCAGAACGGCGGCACGCGCCCCGCCGCGCAGACCTATTCCGGCTCAGGGATCGTGCAGGGCATCACGCCCACGGGCGACGGCTTCTCGGTCCGCCTGCGCAGCAACGCCTTCGGCTTCATCAACATGCCCGCGCGGGGCAACAGCGTGACCCTGCAGTTCTTCCGCGACCCCATCGGCGCGCTGTGGTCCAAGACCACGGAGCCCGCAGCGCCCGCGCCCAAGCCCGAGCCCAAGCCCGAGCCCAAGCCCGAGCCCAAGCCCGAGCCTAGGCCGCAGCAAAAGCCCGAGCCCGCGAAGACGCCCCCCGCGGCTCCCCGGAAATCGGCTCCCCAGGCACCTGCGCCGCAAAAGGCGGCTCCCCAGGCGGCTCCCCAGGCGATTCCCAAGACGTCTGCCCAGACGCCTGCCGGGCCCCCGGCCGGACCGCAAAAGAACGGGCAGGCCGCGCCCGCCATCCCCGGCCCCACGCCCCCGACGCCGCCCACGCCTCCGGTTCCGCCGAACCGGCCCGGCTCCCTGTCCGCCCCGGGCTCGAGCCCGTATTCCCTGCGCGCGCCGGTGCGACAGGTCGGTCCCGATGCCGCCCAGGCCTGGAACGCTGGCACCGCGGCCGAAGGCGCCGCGAACGGCGCCGCCGCTCCGGAAAGTCCGCAGGCGGCCGCCGCGCAAGGCCCGCAGGAAGGCTATTCCCTGCGCCAGTCCGTGGTGCACAAGACATTGCCCGAGATCCTGGCGGCGAACAGCGCGGCCCCGCCCGCAGCCCCCGGCAGCGCACAGCAGTCCGCTGCGCCGGGTGCGGCGGCAGGCGGCGAGCAGGCGGCCGGGACGCAGGGGAACCCCGCCCCGGCCCCGGCCGCTCCTCAGGTCAAGGGTGCGGCCGCGCCGCCGCCCGAGGCCGGAGGGCGGCCCGCCGACCAGCCCGCCCCCCACGCGGGAGAGCAGGCAGGCGACCAGACCGGCGGACATGTCGCCGCAGCCCCGGCCGCCGGGGAGCAGGCGCCCGACGGCGCGGGCCACGAGGCCGCGCCGCACGAAGGCGGAAAGGGCGGCCACGGCGCCGAGCCGCCGATGTCTCCGGCCGAACTGCGCCAGAAGCAGGAAGACCAGCTCCAGGAGGCCCTGGCCGCCCTGCAGGGCGGCAACTACGCCGACGCGAGCAAGCAGCTCGAGGCCCTGACCAAGGACCCGGCCTATCCGGCCGACCTCAAGGGGGAGGCCTACTACAACCTGGCGCAGAGCCTCTTCACGCAGCACGCCGACGACCTCACGCCGCACTTCGAGGAGATCGTGGGGGCCTTCGAGCGGGCCATGAACTACCAGCCCGAGGGACCCAAGGTCCCGGGCATCCTCTTCTCGCTCGGCCTCGTGAACATGCGCGTGGGCAACATCCCGGAGGCCACGGCCTACTTCAACCTGCTCAAGAAGCGCTACCCGCACGACGAGAACATCGCGCTCATCGACTACTACTGGGGCAAGTACTACGCCGAGCAGGGCGACTACCAGCAGGCCGCGGACCACTACCAGGCCCTGGTGCAGGGCTATCCGGACAGCCCGGTGGTGCGCGAGGCCGCCGTGGGCCTGGCCGAGGCCCTGAACAAGCTCGGCTTCGACAAGGAGGCGGGCAAGATCGTCGACTACGTGGACAAGCGCTTCCCGCGCTACTACGTGGAATCGCCGGAGTTCCTCCGCCTCACGGGCAACGTGGCCAACGCCCTGGGCGACTACGCCAAGGCCAAGGACGCCTACTGGGCCTTCTACAACCTCGATCCCAAGGCGCCGGACGTGGACGTGGTCCTGGCGCGCATCGGCGACATCTACCTGCGCCAGGGCGACAAGGACGCGGCGCGCGAGATGTATACCCGCGTGGCGAACGAGTACGGGGACAAGCAGGGCGGCCTGGTGGCCAAGATGCGCCTGGCCGAGGAGGGCATCTACGACGATCCCACCATGCCCCAGATGTCCGCGGTCTTCGACAGGCCCTTCACCCTGCGGCCGGTGGAGATCTACAACCAGATCATGGAGAAGTACCCGGACAGCCCGCTCGCGCCTCTGGCCCAGGCGAAGCTCGGCATGTGGTACCTCTTCAACAACAAGCCGGACGAGGCCCTGAACGCGGCAGGGAAGTTCTTCGAGAAGTATCCCAAGCACAGCCTGGCCGGGCACGTGCGCGACATGGCCCTGGCCGCCTTCGAGAAGTCGGTCAAGGAAAGCCAGGACCAGGGCAACTGGCCGCGCATCGCGGGCATGTGGCAGCGCTTCCCCTTCCTGGAGCAGATGCGGGACAAGATGACCCCGGACACGCGCATGGCCGTGGCCACGGCGCTGTGGAAGCAGGGCCGGAACGATCAGGCCCTGGCCCTGGCCCTGCCCTTCCTCGAGAAGAAGGGGCCGCTCTCCGAGCTGGCCCTCGGGCTCGTGCTCGACGTCTACGTGGGCAACAACGACTGGCCCGCCGTGTCCGACCTCGCCAAGCGCCTCTCGGGCTGGGACCTCTCGCCCAAGCTGCGCCGCCAGCTGGACTACGCCACGGCAGTGGCCCTGACCGGGCTCGGCCGGACCAAGGAGAGCGAAGGGCTGTGGAGCAAGCTGGCCGGGGACCAGGACCTGCCCGGAGGCGAACGCGGCCTGGCGCTCTACCACATGGCCAAGGCCGCGGAGGCGGACAAGCAGCTGGAGAAGGAGTTCCTCTACGCGCAGGAGGCCGTGAGCCTGCTGCTCTCCGCGCATTCCCAGCCGGACCGGGTCAAGGACCTGATGATGATGCTCATGGACGTTACCGAACGCGCCGGACGCTTCGAGGACGCGCTGCGCTGGGGGCTCCAGTACGACAAGATGATCACCGACGAGTCGCCTGACTGGCCCGCCTTCAGGCTGCGCCTGGCGCGCGTCTACCGCGAGTACGGGGACAAGGACACCGCGCGCAAGATCCTCGAGGACATCATCGCCCGCAAGCCCGGCACCCTCGCCGCGCGCACCGCCCAGGCCGCCCTGAGCACCACGAGCATCGAAAAGCAAGTTCAGGAATACACCCCCTCCATCCCCTAG
- a CDS encoding ATP-binding protein — MLILLHRPHILAFQSSARLSNIDQIWSMTERFLSEEHLDGDLFSLQLGLREALSNAILHGCGSQGDRKVFCELEAGGEELTVTVRDPGKGFDWGAMPRVEPPPENEVGRGLALIEKCFDEVSFNETGNEISLTKRLVRKGGSMSDVIRAEAGATILPGRDLVASTVEEVRNELTSLVDEGYTNLTIDLTGVRMVDSLGMGLFVATHNSLLGKGGSLTLVNVPERIYDILSMMRLTRHFTVHKAPE; from the coding sequence ATGCTGATACTTTTGCACCGTCCGCACATCCTGGCTTTCCAGTCATCGGCCCGCCTGTCCAACATCGACCAGATCTGGAGCATGACCGAGCGCTTCCTGTCCGAGGAGCACCTTGACGGCGACCTCTTCTCCCTGCAGCTCGGCCTGCGCGAGGCGTTGTCCAACGCCATCCTGCACGGCTGCGGGAGCCAGGGCGACCGCAAGGTCTTCTGCGAACTCGAGGCGGGCGGGGAAGAGCTGACCGTCACGGTGCGCGATCCCGGCAAGGGCTTCGACTGGGGGGCCATGCCTCGCGTGGAGCCGCCGCCGGAGAACGAGGTGGGGCGGGGCCTGGCGCTCATCGAGAAATGTTTCGACGAGGTCTCCTTCAACGAGACCGGCAACGAGATCAGCCTGACCAAACGGCTTGTGCGCAAGGGGGGGAGCATGTCGGACGTGATACGGGCCGAGGCCGGGGCGACCATTCTGCCCGGCCGCGACCTCGTGGCGTCGACCGTGGAGGAGGTCAGGAACGAGCTGACCTCCCTGGTCGACGAGGGCTACACCAACCTGACCATCGACCTCACGGGCGTGCGCATGGTGGATTCCCTGGGCATGGGATTGTTCGTGGCCACGCACAATTCGCTGCTCGGCAAGGGCGGCAGCCTGACGCTGGTCAACGTCCCGGAGCGCATCTACGACATCCTGTCCATGATGCGCCTGACCAGGCACTTCACCGTCCACAAGGCTCCCGAATGA
- a CDS encoding glycine zipper domain-containing protein, with translation MQALHRSRLFRAVALVLVLVFPASLFGCASRQPLPQPRRVADPDTVPGSVKTSEFGIAAVGYTYLGEGLDYSKAGLDPVFLVFKNSSDKKFTVDYDQTRGVASDGSEYLPYSVDEATQLVTRSEALSNTTSNAARSGGLGAVLGAGIGALIGTIGGGDNIWKGAAIGAAGGAMAGGLYGGYNSETELKQSVIRELSRYAWTSEPVPQSYTKVGYLYFPGDVKIDKVKLLVRSGDTVTTYTLPVTQVFEQQKDGSGGGTK, from the coding sequence ATGCAAGCGCTTCACCGTTCACGTCTTTTCAGGGCCGTGGCCCTCGTGCTGGTCCTGGTCTTCCCGGCCTCGCTCTTCGGCTGCGCCAGCCGCCAGCCCCTGCCGCAGCCGCGCAGGGTGGCGGATCCCGATACCGTGCCCGGCTCGGTCAAGACCTCGGAGTTCGGCATCGCGGCCGTGGGCTACACCTACCTGGGCGAGGGGCTGGACTACAGCAAGGCGGGGCTCGACCCGGTCTTCCTGGTTTTCAAGAACAGCTCCGACAAGAAGTTCACCGTGGACTACGACCAGACGCGCGGCGTGGCCTCCGACGGCTCCGAGTACCTGCCCTACAGCGTCGACGAGGCCACGCAGCTCGTGACCCGTTCCGAGGCCCTGTCCAACACCACGAGCAACGCGGCCCGCTCCGGCGGCCTCGGCGCGGTGCTCGGCGCGGGCATCGGCGCGCTGATCGGGACCATCGGCGGCGGCGACAACATCTGGAAGGGCGCGGCCATCGGCGCCGCCGGCGGCGCCATGGCCGGCGGCCTCTACGGCGGCTACAACTCCGAGACCGAACTCAAGCAGAGCGTGATACGCGAGCTGTCGCGCTACGCCTGGACTTCCGAGCCGGTGCCGCAGAGCTACACCAAGGTCGGCTACCTCTACTTCCCGGGCGACGTGAAGATCGACAAGGTCAAGCTGCTCGTGCGCTCGGGCGACACGGTCACCACCTACACCCTGCCCGTGACCCAGGTCTTCGAGCAGCAAAAGGACGGCTCCGGCGGCGGGACCAAGTAG
- a CDS encoding STAS domain-containing protein, with amino-acid sequence MNGATAPVSDLLAARWRRLLADFGSGVAEIGASPKELDSGRLGNLLRSAHTLAAVAERFWPGLVVAELAREAEGVLLALRSRTLPFSEAVQGALVHAFDALSLLASEDGAGPAREGRTRQAASSVARELAGLLPHGAAERRILVADGPEGAVFQSDEMLLAAALRGGKSFYHISLTPSGLVDPPEEADGLVCDVLAALAGAGCVLGSRLDEPDEAGAPRVFSALVGSFVDAEILGMLTGVPTEQVRRLPGLVAPSGPGFSHPPSGQAPAQAPAQSGTGEVDSGEEDSAAADAAREEHAMSEKETGRAAAAASEPESAAGGTEADEIPSDETPLDQLPGPFVVRRADGQVVCELGESATVAEAAALCAALLACVAQGSEVRLDAARLSRIDVTFVQLVAAAQKSLQEKGGSIGFLAPPSEAVSAELTSLGLACFPEVVCESDL; translated from the coding sequence ATGAACGGCGCGACAGCCCCCGTGTCCGACCTCCTGGCCGCGCGCTGGAGGAGGCTGCTGGCCGATTTCGGCAGCGGCGTGGCGGAGATCGGCGCGAGCCCGAAGGAGCTGGATTCCGGGCGGCTGGGCAACCTGCTGCGCTCCGCGCATACGCTCGCGGCCGTGGCGGAGCGCTTCTGGCCCGGCCTGGTCGTGGCGGAGCTCGCGCGCGAGGCGGAAGGGGTGCTCCTCGCGCTGCGCAGCCGTACGCTGCCCTTCTCGGAGGCGGTGCAGGGCGCGCTGGTGCACGCCTTCGACGCCCTCTCCCTGCTGGCCTCGGAGGACGGCGCGGGACCGGCCCGGGAAGGCCGCACGCGCCAGGCGGCATCGAGCGTGGCGCGCGAACTGGCCGGGCTGCTGCCGCACGGAGCCGCCGAGCGCCGGATTCTGGTGGCAGACGGGCCGGAGGGAGCGGTCTTCCAGAGCGACGAGATGCTCCTGGCCGCTGCGCTTCGCGGGGGCAAGTCGTTCTACCACATTTCGCTCACCCCTTCCGGACTCGTCGACCCGCCGGAGGAGGCCGACGGGCTCGTCTGCGACGTGCTCGCTGCCCTGGCCGGAGCGGGGTGCGTGCTCGGCAGCCGCCTGGACGAACCGGACGAGGCGGGGGCGCCGCGCGTCTTTTCGGCCCTGGTGGGCTCCTTCGTGGACGCGGAGATACTGGGCATGCTCACCGGCGTGCCCACTGAGCAGGTGCGCCGCCTGCCCGGGCTCGTCGCCCCTTCGGGCCCCGGGTTTTCGCATCCGCCGTCCGGGCAGGCCCCGGCGCAGGCTCCTGCCCAGTCCGGAACCGGAGAGGTCGATTCCGGCGAAGAAGATTCGGCCGCCGCCGACGCGGCCAGGGAGGAACATGCCATGAGCGAGAAAGAAACCGGACGTGCAGCGGCCGCCGCATCCGAGCCGGAATCGGCGGCCGGCGGGACGGAGGCAGACGAAATTCCCTCGGACGAGACTCCCCTGGACCAACTGCCGGGTCCCTTTGTCGTGCGCCGCGCGGACGGACAGGTCGTGTGCGAGCTCGGCGAGTCGGCCACCGTGGCCGAGGCTGCTGCGCTGTGCGCCGCGTTGCTCGCGTGCGTGGCCCAGGGCAGCGAGGTGCGCCTGGACGCGGCCAGGCTTTCGCGCATCGACGTGACCTTCGTGCAGCTCGTGGCCGCGGCGCAGAAGAGCCTGCAGGAGAAGGGCGGCAGCATCGGCTTCCTCGCCCCCCCTTCCGAGGCCGTGAGCGCCGAGCTCACCTCCCTCGGCCTGGCCTGCTTCCCCGAAGTCGTCTGCGAGTCCGACCTCTAG
- the amrB gene encoding AmmeMemoRadiSam system protein B: MNRRPIVAGQFYPTDVHELERMIVTCAEGAGESEMEPTVLAMVPHAGYIYSGQVCGQTLAQANLPDVVVLLGPNHTGRGAPLAVWPDGAWELPGGGLPVDESLAAAIVGAGHGFRADTAAHEHEHSLEVVLPFLRHFNNNIRVVPVAVSARSPESLLEAGQALAEAMAALPDRAAIVVSSDMSHYLPHDKAKERDSLALERILSFDPEGLYRVVADHGITMCGVLPMVLGMHAARVLGAQNARLAAYATSGDASGDYTSVVGYAGVLMN; the protein is encoded by the coding sequence ATGAACAGACGGCCGATCGTGGCGGGGCAGTTCTACCCCACAGACGTACACGAGCTCGAGCGGATGATAGTGACCTGCGCCGAGGGCGCGGGTGAAAGCGAGATGGAGCCCACCGTCCTGGCCATGGTGCCCCACGCGGGCTACATCTACTCCGGCCAGGTCTGCGGCCAGACCCTGGCGCAGGCCAACCTGCCCGACGTCGTGGTCCTGCTCGGGCCGAACCATACCGGCCGCGGCGCCCCGCTGGCCGTGTGGCCCGACGGCGCATGGGAGCTGCCCGGCGGCGGCCTGCCGGTGGACGAGTCCCTGGCCGCGGCCATCGTGGGGGCGGGGCACGGCTTTCGGGCCGATACCGCGGCGCACGAGCACGAGCATTCCCTCGAGGTCGTCCTGCCGTTCCTGCGCCACTTCAACAACAACATCCGCGTCGTGCCCGTGGCCGTGTCCGCGCGCTCGCCCGAGTCCCTGCTCGAGGCGGGGCAGGCGCTGGCCGAGGCCATGGCGGCCCTGCCCGATCGGGCGGCCATCGTGGTCAGCTCGGACATGAGCCACTACCTGCCGCACGACAAGGCCAAGGAGCGGGACTCCCTGGCCCTCGAGCGGATCCTGTCCTTCGACCCGGAGGGCCTCTACCGCGTGGTGGCCGACCACGGCATCACCATGTGCGGCGTGCTGCCCATGGTGCTCGGGATGCATGCGGCCCGCGTCCTCGGCGCGCAAAACGCGCGTCTCGCCGCCTACGCCACCTCGGGGGATGCCTCGGGCGATTACACGAGCGTCGTCGGCTACGCCGGCGTGCTGATGAACTAG
- a CDS encoding sigma-54-dependent Fis family transcriptional regulator encodes MELNVEGIIGASSGLKEVFKILAKVAPTDSTVLITGESGTGKELLVRALHRNSHRRDHPFVPINCGAIPKELLESELFGHEKGAFTHAVRTRPGRFELAQGGTVFLDEIGEMDLSLQVKILRVLQEREFEKVGGAKVQKADVRVVAATNRDLEKEVAEGRFREDLFYRLNVIPLHLPPLRERGEDVLLLADYFLDKFCRLRERPRLGMDPEARHMLRDYSWPGNVRELENFMERMAILCEGAEIVPQDLPEKIWRDSGLERPHPEPAPAAPQGFVWPTLSHLREQGLGLKEFLDSIEERLLVEALGEAGGVKNQAAELLGIKRTTLIEKLKKRKLDAN; translated from the coding sequence ATGGAGTTGAACGTCGAGGGTATCATCGGCGCGAGTTCTGGGCTCAAGGAAGTCTTCAAGATCCTGGCCAAGGTCGCGCCCACCGACTCCACGGTCCTGATCACGGGCGAATCCGGCACGGGCAAGGAACTGCTCGTGCGGGCCCTGCACAGGAACAGCCACCGCCGCGATCATCCCTTCGTGCCCATCAACTGCGGGGCGATCCCCAAGGAACTGCTCGAATCCGAGCTCTTCGGCCACGAGAAGGGCGCCTTCACGCACGCCGTGCGCACGAGGCCCGGCCGCTTCGAACTGGCCCAGGGCGGAACGGTCTTCCTGGACGAGATCGGCGAGATGGACCTCTCGCTGCAGGTCAAGATCCTGCGCGTGCTCCAGGAGCGCGAGTTCGAGAAGGTCGGCGGCGCCAAGGTCCAGAAGGCCGACGTGCGCGTGGTGGCGGCCACCAACCGCGACCTGGAGAAGGAAGTGGCCGAGGGCCGCTTCCGCGAGGACCTCTTCTACCGCCTGAACGTCATCCCTCTGCACCTGCCGCCCCTGCGCGAGCGCGGCGAGGACGTGCTGCTCCTGGCCGACTACTTCCTGGACAAGTTCTGCCGCCTGCGCGAGCGGCCCCGCCTGGGCATGGACCCCGAGGCGCGGCACATGCTCCGCGACTACTCCTGGCCGGGCAACGTGCGCGAGCTCGAGAATTTCATGGAGCGCATGGCCATCCTCTGCGAGGGGGCGGAGATCGTGCCGCAGGACCTGCCGGAGAAGATCTGGCGGGACTCCGGGCTCGAGCGGCCGCACCCCGAGCCCGCCCCGGCCGCGCCGCAGGGCTTCGTCTGGCCCACGCTGTCGCACCTGCGCGAGCAGGGGCTCGGGCTCAAGGAATTCCTGGACTCGATCGAGGAACGCCTCCTGGTGGAGGCCCTGGGCGAGGCGGGCGGCGTCAAGAACCAGGCCGCCGAACTGCTCGGCATCAAGCGCACCACGCTCATAGAGAAACTCAAGAAACGCAAGCTGGACGCGAACTGA
- the rocF gene encoding arginase translates to MISKGSVFNVLGVPMDLGVSKLGVDMGPTALRYAGIFEALEHAGFSYVDAGDLTVAHNFALDRLPVGERAGAKRAEIARVSEALGRHVYEAAARGEIPLTLGGDHSTAIGAIAGLAKAHGRLGVVWIDAHADANTPETSPSGNIHGMPLAVSLGHGYPELVRCLGFAPKVRPEDVVIIGAKDVDPEEMEFVRRQGIALYSTFDMEHLGLARVMEEAVARVAQHTDAVYVSFDADVMDMRLAPGTGIMTRGGLNYREITYVCRTIGERLPLAGLDIIEVNPLMDKRNQTAELCVELAMALLGVKWTDYERDYLRANAAPSARPHADDD, encoded by the coding sequence ATGATTTCCAAAGGCAGCGTCTTCAACGTCCTCGGCGTCCCCATGGACCTCGGCGTCTCCAAGCTCGGCGTGGACATGGGGCCGACGGCGCTGCGCTACGCGGGCATCTTCGAGGCCCTGGAGCACGCGGGCTTCTCCTACGTAGACGCGGGCGACCTGACCGTGGCCCACAACTTCGCCCTGGACCGCCTGCCCGTGGGCGAACGCGCCGGGGCCAAGCGCGCCGAGATCGCGCGCGTCTCCGAGGCGCTCGGCCGCCACGTCTACGAGGCGGCCGCCCGGGGCGAGATCCCGCTCACGCTCGGCGGCGACCACTCCACGGCCATCGGCGCCATCGCCGGGCTGGCCAAGGCCCACGGCAGGCTCGGCGTGGTCTGGATCGACGCCCACGCCGACGCCAACACGCCCGAGACGAGCCCCTCGGGCAACATCCACGGCATGCCCCTGGCCGTCTCGCTCGGCCACGGCTACCCGGAGCTCGTGCGCTGCCTGGGCTTCGCGCCCAAGGTCAGGCCGGAGGACGTGGTCATCATCGGCGCCAAGGACGTGGACCCGGAAGAGATGGAATTCGTGCGCCGCCAGGGCATCGCGCTCTACTCCACCTTCGACATGGAGCACCTGGGCCTCGCCCGGGTCATGGAGGAGGCCGTGGCCCGCGTCGCCCAGCACACGGACGCGGTCTACGTGAGCTTCGACGCCGACGTCATGGACATGCGCCTGGCCCCCGGCACGGGCATCATGACCCGCGGCGGCCTCAACTACCGCGAGATCACCTACGTCTGCCGGACCATCGGCGAGCGCCTCCCCCTCGCGGGCCTGGACATCATCGAGGTCAACCCGCTCATGGACAAGCGCAACCAGACAGCCGAACTCTGCGTGGAGCTGGCCATGGCCCTGCTCGGCGTGAAATGGACGGACTACGAGCGCGACTACCTGCGCGCCAACGCCGCCCCCTCCGCCCGCCCCCACGCGGACGACGACTGA